The genomic window CGCTACTGACCGAGAGCCTCGAAGTCATCCAGCGCACCTCTGCCGTGATCCTCGGAGCCATTCTCTCCGAGGACGCGGCCAGCGAGAGGAACTCACTCGCGGAGGTGGCGTAATGAAAACCATCCTCCAGATTCTCGCGGCGGCGGGCGGGTTCCGCCGCAACCTCTATCTGCGCATCGAGAACCCGCCTTATATGGCGCTTGTCATCGAGGCCACGCCGGAGCCGGGTCCGCTCGGCGCTCCGGCCATCTCCATCGCGCACTACGGCGAACTGAACGGTGACCTGATGCGCGACCCGGAGATGTGTTTCGAGTTGACCAACCCGGCGCGTTTGGGCTGGATGATGACGCCGTATTACTTTCGCAACGATTACCTCGGCATCGAGCAGTTTTCGCGCATGCGCGACGCACAGAACTACATCTTCTATCCAGACCTGTTTCACCAGCACGAAAGCTTTGCCCGCACGTGGGACCGCAACTTGCGCGCGCAGAGGTTCCTTGAGGCATTCCAGCGCAGCCGCTAACCCGCCAATCACCGGGCGGGTTCACGTGGCCCGCCCACGCCTTCACGCAAGACAACCTG from Pseudacidobacterium ailaaui includes these protein-coding regions:
- a CDS encoding DUF6908 domain-containing protein — its product is MKTILQILAAAGGFRRNLYLRIENPPYMALVIEATPEPGPLGAPAISIAHYGELNGDLMRDPEMCFELTNPARLGWMMTPYYFRNDYLGIEQFSRMRDAQNYIFYPDLFHQHESFARTWDRNLRAQRFLEAFQRSR